The genomic region CCGCTTTTTTATCGCGGGGACATGTTCGCCATGCGGGAGTTTCTGGCCGCAAGCGTCACCAGTGTCTTTTTCGCGCTGACGATCGATGATGGCTCCCGCTGGTTTCACGGATATTGCGACCTGGGCGACCGCCAGTCACCTGACCGGATGCGCGCCGAAATCATCACCCGCGAATCCCGTCCGGTCCGCGCGATGAACCGACAGGAAAAGCTCGATCATATCTGGAGCGCGACCGGTCCGGATTTTCGTGGCTATGCCGACGGTCGCTTTCCGGCCGACCTGCGCAATCGCCAAATCGTGCTCGTCTATCCCTCGGCACAAGGCAAGATCTGGAAGCTGCTTGATGATCTGACCGACGAGGAGATCGCCGCCAAGCTGCCGGTGCAGTTCCGCCTACTGCCCGAAACTATCGCTGCCTGACGGCAGCCTTCACTTCCAAACCTCAATATTTGCGCCCTGGCAACACCCGCACCACAGCGAGTGTGTCTCGGCGCGCCACCTCACAGGAGTTTTCCAATGGCGCATGACGATCCTTTCACCATCGACCTGTTCGGCACTACAGCTCCCGCATCCGGTTTCGATCTCGGTGTGCCGGGTTTCGCAGCAGATTTCGGAACCGATATCGATATCGACCCCCAGCCCTCGACACCGGCGCCAGCCGCGGCGGTCCGCAAAGAACCGAAGCCCACACCGCAGATACGGACGAAGGTCAATTTCAGCCTGCAGAGTTCTCGCGGTCTCGGCAAAACCTGGCGCGACCGGGCGCATGACAACATCTCCGCCATCGTGCTGGCCAACGAGCTCGAGCGTCAAGGATTACCGGCCCGACCTGACCAGCAGGCAAGGTTGATCAAGTTCACCGGCTTCGGTGCATCGGATCTCGCCAACGGCATATTCCGACGTCCGGGCGACGATGCGTTTCGCAAGGGTTGGGAAGAACTCGGTGGCAATCTTGAACGCGCCGTGGCGGCAGGGGACTACGCATCTCTGGCGCGCTGCACCCAATATGCCCACTTCACGCCTGAGTTTATCGTTCGTGCCATCTGGGCAGGCTTGGTCCGCATGGGGTTCAAGGGCGGCCTGATCCTGGAGCCGGGGATCGGCACGGGCATGTTTCCAGCGCTGATGCCGGAGGCGCTCTCGACGGTAAGCCATGTCACCGGTGTCGAGCTCGATCCGGTGACCGCCCGCATCGTCCGGCTGCTGCAGCCGCGTGCGAAAATCATCACCGGTGATTTTTCGCGCACGGACTTGCCCGCCCAATTCGATCTGGCGATCGGCAACCCGCCGTTTTCGGATCGGACAGTGCGGAGCGATCCGGCTTTCCGCTCTATCGGTTTTCGGTTGCATGACTATTTCATCGCCAAGTCCATCGATCGGCTGAAGCCGGGCGGTCTTGCAGCCTTCGTCACGTCGTCCGGCACCATGGACAAGGTCGATGCCCGCGCCCGCGAATACATCGCTGGCATGGCCGATCTCATCGGTGCAATCCGCTTGCCCGAGGGCAGTTTTCGGGCGGACGCCGGCACGGATGTCGTCATCGATATCCTCTTCTTCCAGAAGCGTCGAGCGGATGAGACGGCTGGTAACGACAGCTGGCTGGATCTCGGGGATGTTGGGTTGGAGGGCGAGGGCGGTAGCGTCCGTATCAACAGGTGGTTCGTCGATCGTCCGGAGATGGTGCTCGGACGCCATGCGATCACTTCGGGACCTTTCGGGGAGACTTATGCCTGCCTACCCACCTGTGACGATCTTGATGAAGTTCTGAACTCCGCAATCACTCAGTTACCAGCTGACATCTACGATGGCGATGTGACGGCGATCGATTTCGAACTCGAAGATGAGGTGGCGGGAGCTTCTGCGGAGCGGTCCGACGATCCCAGGGTGCGCGAGGGCAGCTATTTCATCGGCAAGGCCACGGCGCTGATGCAGGTGGTGGACGGGATCGCTGTCCCGGTCGAAGTCAGGAAGGGCCGCAGGACCGACGGCATCTTCGCCAAGCACGCCCTGATCATCCGGAAGCTGATCCCGATCCGCGACGCGGTCCGGCTGATCCTCAAGTTTCAGGAGCGCGACCAGCCCTGGCAAAAGGCGCAGGTCGCGCTGCGCATCGCCTGGTCCAGTTTCGTGCGCGAGTTCGGTCCGATCAACTTCACCTCTGTCTCGACATCGGAGGATCAGGAGACGGGGGAGGTCAGGGAGGTCCACCGCCGGCCGAACCTCGCGCCGTTCCTCGACGATCCCGATTGCTGGCTGGTCGCCTCGATCGAGGA from Rhizobium sp. CIAT894 harbors:
- a CDS encoding DUF1419 domain-containing protein — translated: MFVSPAIRKVFEGVATRHEMYALFNRHSQSPFDDDRISGRRYVGEWFEITKADHDHMFEILPPLFYRGDMFAMREFLAASVTSVFFALTIDDGSRWFHGYCDLGDRQSPDRMRAEIITRESRPVRAMNRQEKLDHIWSATGPDFRGYADGRFPADLRNRQIVLVYPSAQGKIWKLLDDLTDEEIAAKLPVQFRLLPETIAA